In the genome of Halapricum salinum, one region contains:
- a CDS encoding DUF5518 domain-containing protein, producing MWPSIREWLTDDRLRVATVVGLVTVPLTVFFSVGPVSSTTAEITGIPFLVGCLLVGYAYSDRAATVALAGRRAGFVGSLGPIIAGLYEAYPEFWTAAEHWAVPAVLTGVVIVMSVALFGIVGALLALVGEWAGESLASRGFVSSNS from the coding sequence ATGTGGCCATCGATCCGGGAGTGGCTCACGGACGATCGACTCCGGGTGGCGACAGTCGTCGGTCTCGTGACAGTCCCGCTGACCGTCTTCTTCTCGGTCGGGCCGGTATCGAGTACGACTGCCGAGATCACTGGTATCCCGTTTCTCGTGGGCTGTCTGTTGGTCGGGTACGCCTACAGCGACCGGGCGGCGACCGTCGCCCTCGCCGGTCGCCGAGCTGGTTTCGTGGGATCGCTCGGCCCAATCATCGCGGGGCTGTACGAAGCGTACCCGGAATTCTGGACGGCCGCTGAGCACTGGGCCGTGCCCGCCGTGCTGACCGGCGTCGTGATAGTCATGTCTGTCGCACTGTTCGGAATCGTCGGAGCACTGCTCGCGCTCGTCGGCGAGTGGGCTGGTGAGTCGCTGGCCAGTCGTGGCTTCGTGTCGAGTAACAGCTAG
- a CDS encoding queuosine precursor transporter, whose translation MSTSNHRLAVGQVALLSLFVTALVTAQVTASKVLAFDLPLSVPIAGETLFLPGAALAYALTFFASDCYAELYGRRAAQVMVNVAFVMNFVLLALVWSTIYAPIAPPFVTEVGQAEFTNVLGASTGIVVGSLAAYLVSQNWDVIVFHWIRDATDGEYLWLRNIGSTATSQLLDTVIFITVGFVAFQGASLDTALQLIVGQYLLKLLIALVDTPFVYLVVGLVRSHERDGQTLSFGG comes from the coding sequence ATGAGTACGAGTAACCACCGCCTGGCCGTCGGACAGGTCGCGCTGCTTTCGCTGTTCGTGACGGCGCTGGTGACCGCACAGGTGACCGCCTCGAAGGTCCTGGCGTTCGACCTGCCGCTGTCGGTTCCGATCGCCGGCGAGACGCTGTTCCTGCCGGGCGCGGCGCTGGCGTACGCGCTGACGTTCTTCGCGTCGGACTGTTACGCCGAACTGTACGGCCGCCGCGCCGCCCAGGTCATGGTCAACGTCGCCTTCGTGATGAACTTCGTCCTGCTTGCGCTGGTCTGGAGTACGATCTACGCGCCGATCGCGCCACCGTTCGTCACCGAGGTCGGCCAGGCTGAATTCACGAACGTGCTGGGCGCGTCGACCGGCATCGTCGTCGGCAGTCTCGCCGCCTATCTCGTCAGCCAGAACTGGGACGTGATCGTCTTCCACTGGATCCGCGACGCGACCGACGGCGAGTACCTCTGGCTGCGCAACATCGGCTCGACCGCCACGAGCCAACTGCTGGACACGGTGATCTTCATCACCGTCGGGTTCGTCGCCTTTCAGGGAGCATCGCTCGATACCGCGCTCCAGTTGATCGTCGGCCAGTACCTCCTCAAACTGCTGATCGCGCTCGTGGACACGCCGTTCGTCTATCTCGTCGTCGGGTTGGTCCGCTCGCACGAACGTGACGGACAGACGCTGTCGTTTGGCGGCTGA
- a CDS encoding ribbon-helix-helix domain-containing protein, with protein sequence MTDYTTVSIPKDLADRVEETIEGTSFSSTSDLVRFLLRSIVVQHQREGELTEAQFAEITEQLQDLGYLE encoded by the coding sequence ATGACCGACTACACCACCGTTTCCATCCCGAAAGACCTGGCCGACCGCGTCGAAGAGACCATCGAGGGCACGAGCTTTTCGAGTACGAGCGACCTCGTTCGATTCCTGCTGCGGAGCATCGTCGTCCAGCACCAGCGCGAGGGCGAACTCACCGAAGCGCAGTTCGCCGAGATCACCGAGCAACTGCAGGACCTGGGATACCTGGAGTAG
- a CDS encoding MPN domain-containing protein: MTKQCYATAGLVEYLLDHAREREPQSVTVSLAVTPAGELDVTDLPEKTPVFTHFYVPEAGGSVNAVFGMDLGTPAGQTKGRFVSHPNGNLDVSKTDDLHAVVFVAIPPWDRESLAAFDRSGRRLTLEVLDIEPPEELL, encoded by the coding sequence ATGACCAAGCAGTGCTACGCCACGGCAGGACTGGTCGAGTACCTCCTCGACCATGCCCGCGAGCGCGAGCCACAGTCGGTGACGGTCTCGCTCGCGGTTACGCCCGCCGGTGAACTCGACGTCACCGACCTCCCAGAAAAGACGCCCGTGTTCACCCACTTCTACGTGCCCGAGGCGGGCGGGTCGGTCAACGCCGTCTTCGGGATGGATCTCGGGACGCCCGCTGGCCAGACCAAGGGCCGGTTCGTCTCCCACCCGAACGGCAACCTCGACGTGTCGAAGACCGACGACCTCCACGCGGTCGTGTTCGTCGCGATCCCGCCGTGGGATCGCGAGTCGCTGGCGGCGTTCGACCGCAGCGGGAGACGGCTGACGCTCGAAGTGCTGGACATCGAACCACCGGAAGAACTGCTTTGA
- a CDS encoding aldo/keto reductase has translation MTDDPPSVPVLDAGGATIPKLGLGTWQNTGEQCAETVEKALELGYRHVDTAQAYDNERQVGAGLAAADVDREDVFLTTKVWRSNLRDADVRESVRESLDTLGTDYVDLLLIHWPHPRVPVEETLKAMADLQGDGLVSHLGVSNFTTAQLREARAVVDSPIVTNQVLYNAVKDQSKLLSYCREHDVALSAYSPLAHGDLIRDEMLASIGEAYDKSAPQVALRWLVQQDGVVAIPKATSREHIASNLAVFDFELTDEEMRRIRDRTPGLGRRLRNRLPSVMRRLPL, from the coding sequence ATGACCGACGATCCGCCGTCCGTCCCGGTTCTCGACGCGGGAGGGGCGACGATCCCGAAACTCGGACTCGGGACGTGGCAGAACACGGGCGAGCAGTGCGCCGAGACCGTCGAGAAAGCCCTCGAACTCGGCTATCGCCACGTCGACACGGCCCAGGCTTACGACAACGAGCGGCAGGTCGGGGCGGGGCTCGCCGCGGCCGACGTCGACCGCGAGGACGTCTTTCTGACGACGAAGGTGTGGCGGTCGAACCTCCGGGACGCGGACGTCCGCGAGTCGGTCCGGGAGAGTCTCGACACCCTCGGCACTGACTACGTCGACCTGCTGTTGATCCACTGGCCTCATCCCCGGGTGCCGGTCGAAGAGACCCTCAAGGCCATGGCAGACCTGCAGGGCGACGGGCTGGTCTCCCATCTCGGTGTCTCCAACTTCACGACCGCGCAGCTCCGGGAGGCCAGAGCAGTCGTCGACAGTCCGATCGTGACGAACCAGGTGCTGTACAACGCGGTCAAGGATCAGTCGAAGCTCCTGTCGTACTGCAGAGAACACGACGTCGCGCTCTCGGCGTACAGTCCGCTGGCGCACGGCGACCTCATACGGGACGAGATGCTCGCTTCGATCGGCGAGGCCTACGACAAGAGTGCGCCACAGGTCGCGCTCCGATGGCTCGTCCAGCAAGACGGGGTCGTAGCGATCCCGAAAGCGACGAGTCGTGAACACATCGCGTCGAACCTCGCCGTCTTCGACTTCGAGTTGACCGACGAAGAGATGCGACGAATCCGGGACCGAACGCCGGGACTGGGGCGGCGGTTGCGGAACCGACTGCCGTCGGTGATGCGGCGGCTGCCACTCTAG
- a CDS encoding M24 family metallopeptidase, protein MDPDLSQLDERLADHDVDGYLIDAASEDADQYYLSGFDAPDPFLTLYDGSVRLLFTRSLEFGRAKRESHAKTVERLTDYGYDDLLDSYDPAEAVVRGRAAFLDAYDVESVAAPPRFPLQTADGLREQGVDVVVDDSETVTEIRASKTDEEIEHVRAAQEANEAAMQAAEDLLRRADADGDRLVVDGEVLTSEWVKETIEVTLLRHGCALDETIVACGADAADPHDRGSGPLEPDEPIIVDIFPRDKATKYHADMTRTFCAGEPDPEVREWYDLTERAYRAALDAVEPGATGKDVHDAACDVYEDAGLPTLRNDPSTETGFIHSTGHGVGLDVHELPRIAPDGGELEPGHVITIEPGLYDPDVGGVRIEDLVVVTEDGHENLTDYPVSLVVE, encoded by the coding sequence ATGGACCCGGATCTCTCGCAACTCGACGAGCGACTCGCCGACCACGACGTCGACGGCTATCTGATCGACGCCGCCTCCGAGGACGCCGACCAGTACTATCTCTCGGGGTTCGACGCGCCCGACCCCTTCCTGACGCTGTACGACGGCTCGGTCCGGCTGCTGTTCACCCGCAGTCTGGAGTTCGGCCGCGCGAAGCGTGAGAGCCACGCCAAGACCGTCGAACGACTCACCGACTACGGCTACGACGACCTGCTCGACAGCTACGACCCGGCCGAGGCGGTCGTCCGCGGTCGCGCCGCCTTCCTGGACGCCTACGACGTCGAGAGCGTGGCTGCCCCACCCCGGTTTCCCCTCCAGACCGCCGACGGTCTCCGCGAACAGGGTGTCGACGTGGTGGTCGACGATAGCGAGACTGTCACGGAGATCCGCGCGAGCAAGACTGACGAAGAGATCGAACACGTCCGGGCGGCCCAGGAGGCCAACGAAGCCGCGATGCAGGCTGCCGAGGACCTGCTCCGGCGGGCGGACGCCGACGGTGACCGCCTCGTCGTCGACGGCGAGGTCCTGACCAGCGAGTGGGTCAAAGAGACCATCGAGGTCACGTTGCTGCGCCACGGCTGTGCGCTCGACGAGACGATCGTCGCCTGCGGAGCCGACGCCGCCGATCCCCACGACCGCGGGAGCGGCCCCCTCGAGCCCGACGAGCCGATCATCGTCGACATCTTCCCGCGGGACAAGGCCACGAAGTACCACGCCGACATGACCCGTACCTTCTGCGCGGGCGAGCCCGACCCCGAAGTTCGGGAGTGGTACGACCTGACCGAACGCGCCTACCGCGCAGCGCTGGACGCCGTCGAGCCGGGGGCCACAGGCAAGGACGTCCACGACGCAGCGTGTGACGTCTACGAGGACGCCGGCCTCCCGACCCTGCGCAACGATCCCAGTACCGAGACGGGATTCATCCACTCGACCGGCCACGGCGTCGGGCTGGACGTCCACGAACTGCCTCGGATCGCGCCCGACGGCGGCGAACTGGAACCGGGTCACGTCATCACGATCGAACCCGGCCTCTACGACCCTGACGTGGGCGGTGTCCGCATCGAAGACCTCGTCGTCGTCACCGAGGACGGCCACGAGAACCTCACCGACTACCCCGTCTCGCTCGTCGTCGAATAG
- the ileS gene encoding isoleucine--tRNA ligase, producing MERFADVDDQYDPEAVEERVFEYWDEVDAYEKTVEHRADGEDFFFVDGPPYTSGAAHMGTTWNKTLKDIYIRYLRMQGYDVTDRPGYDMHGLPIETRVEERLDFQNKKDIEEFGEQNFIDECKAYAEEQLEGLQSDFQDFGVWMDWDDPYKTVNPEYMEAAWWGFQNAHERGLVEQGKRSINQCPRCETAIANNEVEYHDVGKPSIYVKFPLSDREGNLVIWTTTPWTIVANTFVAVDGDLGYVGVDATRDGETERLYVAEAVVEEVLKHGHYEDYEVVEELSGEDLVGWEYDHPLAEEVPDHAQGEGSGQVYTAEYVEADRTGLVHSAPGHGEEDFERGQELGLEIFCPVGPNGTYEKSAGKYAGTFVRDANEEIIADLDSNGHLLSSESGHTVREGQCWRCDTDIVRIVTDQWFITITDIKDELLDLIEDSEWHPEWARDNRFRDFVEEAPDWNVSRQRYWGIPIPIWTPEDWSGEMSDAIVVGDREELAERVDQEIDPDTVDLHKDTVDELTITEDGRTYSRVGDVFDVWLDSSVATWGTLDYPEQSEAFEELWPADLIIEAHDQTRGWFWSQLGMGGASVGEIPYEQVLMHGYANMPDGRGMSKSKGILVDPHEVIDNHGRDPMRLFLLSVTAQGEDMRFSWDETAEMQRRLNILWNVFRFPLPYMRADGFDPEATTVDEVDDDLELIDEWLLSRLQTVKAEMDDAFEDFEHDKGLHALLDFVVEDVSRFYIQEVRERMWEEEDSPSKLAAYATLYQVLEEVVALLAPYAPFVSEQIYQHLTGESGHPTVHMCDFPEREADWQDAGLEDDIEVVRAVEEAGSNARQQAERKLRWPVKRVVVDVENDETGDLPGTIELRADLIADRLNARKIEVVGPDADWGELTYSAEADMSKLGPAFGGDAQEIMQACNEARIAEPSVAALESAVAEELGRGVDLDEEMVEFVRQLPEGVAGTGFQALDGEGVVYVDTTLTEDIESEGYAREVIRRVQEMRKDLELDLEARIRVELDVSDERVADLVSQHEDLVKEEVRADVLGEVADGHRKTWEVEGIEMEIAVVPVAEAEA from the coding sequence ATGGAGCGATTCGCCGACGTCGACGACCAGTACGACCCCGAAGCCGTCGAGGAGCGGGTCTTCGAGTACTGGGACGAGGTCGACGCCTACGAGAAGACCGTGGAGCACCGCGCCGACGGCGAGGACTTCTTCTTCGTCGACGGGCCGCCCTACACTTCCGGGGCCGCCCACATGGGGACGACCTGGAACAAGACGCTGAAGGACATCTACATTCGCTATCTCCGCATGCAGGGCTACGACGTGACTGATCGGCCCGGCTACGACATGCACGGCCTGCCGATCGAGACGCGCGTCGAGGAACGCCTGGACTTCCAGAACAAGAAAGACATCGAGGAGTTCGGCGAGCAGAACTTCATCGACGAGTGCAAGGCCTACGCCGAGGAACAACTCGAAGGTCTACAGAGCGACTTTCAGGACTTCGGCGTCTGGATGGACTGGGACGATCCCTACAAAACGGTGAACCCCGAGTACATGGAGGCCGCCTGGTGGGGCTTCCAGAACGCCCACGAGCGCGGCCTGGTCGAGCAGGGCAAACGCTCGATCAATCAGTGTCCCCGGTGTGAGACCGCCATCGCCAACAACGAGGTCGAGTACCACGACGTCGGCAAGCCCTCGATCTACGTCAAATTCCCCCTGAGCGATCGAGAGGGGAACCTCGTCATCTGGACCACGACCCCGTGGACAATCGTCGCGAACACCTTCGTCGCCGTCGACGGCGATCTGGGGTACGTCGGTGTGGATGCTACCAGGGATGGAGAGACCGAACGCCTCTACGTCGCCGAGGCCGTCGTCGAGGAGGTCCTCAAGCACGGTCACTACGAGGACTACGAGGTCGTCGAAGAGCTCTCGGGAGAGGACCTCGTCGGCTGGGAGTACGACCATCCGCTGGCCGAGGAAGTGCCCGACCACGCCCAGGGCGAGGGCTCGGGCCAGGTCTACACTGCAGAGTACGTCGAAGCCGACCGCACAGGGCTGGTCCACTCCGCGCCCGGCCACGGTGAGGAGGACTTCGAGCGCGGCCAGGAACTCGGCCTGGAGATCTTCTGTCCCGTGGGGCCGAACGGCACCTACGAGAAATCGGCGGGCAAGTACGCCGGTACGTTCGTTCGGGACGCCAACGAGGAGATCATCGCCGACCTCGATTCAAATGGGCACCTCCTGTCGAGCGAGTCGGGTCACACCGTCCGCGAGGGGCAGTGCTGGCGCTGCGATACGGACATCGTCCGGATCGTCACCGACCAGTGGTTCATCACGATCACCGACATCAAGGACGAACTGCTCGATCTGATCGAGGATTCGGAGTGGCATCCGGAGTGGGCCCGGGACAACCGGTTCAGAGACTTCGTCGAGGAGGCTCCCGACTGGAACGTCTCCCGGCAGCGCTACTGGGGGATCCCGATCCCCATCTGGACTCCTGAAGATTGGTCTGGGGAGATGAGCGACGCGATCGTGGTCGGCGACCGCGAGGAACTGGCAGAGCGCGTCGATCAGGAGATCGACCCCGATACGGTGGACCTGCACAAGGACACCGTCGACGAACTGACGATCACCGAGGACGGCCGCACCTACAGCCGCGTCGGCGACGTCTTCGACGTGTGGCTCGACTCGTCGGTCGCGACCTGGGGCACCCTCGACTATCCCGAGCAGAGCGAGGCCTTCGAGGAGCTGTGGCCGGCCGACCTCATCATCGAGGCCCACGACCAGACCCGCGGCTGGTTCTGGTCCCAGCTCGGGATGGGTGGCGCGTCGGTCGGTGAGATCCCCTACGAGCAGGTGCTGATGCACGGCTACGCCAACATGCCCGACGGCCGCGGGATGTCCAAGTCCAAGGGCATCCTCGTCGACCCCCACGAGGTCATCGACAACCACGGCCGGGACCCGATGCGGCTGTTCCTGCTCTCCGTCACCGCGCAGGGCGAGGACATGCGCTTCTCCTGGGACGAGACCGCCGAGATGCAGCGTCGACTCAACATCCTCTGGAACGTCTTCCGCTTCCCGCTCCCATATATGCGGGCGGACGGATTCGATCCCGAGGCGACCACAGTCGACGAGGTCGATGATGATCTGGAACTCATCGACGAGTGGCTCCTGTCGCGCCTGCAGACCGTGAAGGCCGAGATGGACGACGCCTTCGAGGACTTCGAGCACGACAAGGGACTGCACGCCCTCCTCGACTTCGTGGTCGAGGACGTCTCCCGGTTCTACATCCAGGAGGTACGGGAGCGCATGTGGGAAGAAGAGGACAGTCCGAGCAAGCTGGCCGCCTACGCGACCCTGTATCAGGTGCTCGAAGAGGTCGTCGCGCTGCTCGCGCCGTACGCGCCGTTCGTCAGCGAGCAGATCTACCAGCACCTCACAGGAGAGTCAGGTCATCCGACGGTCCACATGTGTGACTTCCCAGAGCGCGAGGCCGACTGGCAGGACGCAGGCCTCGAAGACGACATCGAGGTCGTTCGCGCCGTCGAGGAGGCCGGCTCGAACGCCCGCCAGCAGGCCGAGCGGAAACTTCGCTGGCCCGTCAAGCGCGTCGTCGTCGACGTCGAAAACGACGAGACTGGCGACCTGCCAGGGACGATCGAACTCCGCGCCGACCTGATCGCCGACCGCCTCAACGCCCGGAAGATCGAGGTCGTCGGGCCCGACGCCGACTGGGGAGAACTCACCTACAGCGCCGAGGCTGACATGAGCAAGCTCGGGCCAGCCTTCGGCGGCGACGCCCAGGAGATCATGCAGGCCTGCAACGAGGCCCGGATCGCCGAGCCCTCGGTCGCGGCGCTGGAAAGCGCCGTCGCCGAGGAACTCGGACGGGGCGTCGACCTCGACGAAGAGATGGTCGAGTTCGTCCGGCAGCTCCCCGAGGGCGTCGCCGGAACCGGGTTCCAGGCACTCGACGGTGAGGGCGTCGTCTACGTCGATACGACGCTGACCGAGGATATCGAGAGCGAGGGCTACGCTCGGGAGGTCATCCGGCGCGTCCAGGAGATGCGCAAGGACCTCGAACTCGATCTCGAAGCACGCATCCGCGTCGAACTGGACGTCAGCGACGAGCGCGTTGCCGACCTCGTGAGCCAGCACGAAGACCTCGTCAAAGAGGAGGTCCGTGCGGACGTCCTCGGCGAGGTTGCGGATGGCCACCGCAAGACCTGGGAGGTCGAAGGGATCGAGATGGAGATTGCGGTGGTTCCAGTGGCTGAAGCAGAGGCGTAA
- a CDS encoding ribbon-helix-helix domain-containing protein, whose amino-acid sequence MPKISVEVPQELLDDLDSHVGEEGKFVNRSEAIRASIRKTLDALDEIDARHDRLDDEYE is encoded by the coding sequence ATGCCCAAGATAAGCGTCGAAGTCCCACAGGAGTTGCTGGACGACCTCGACAGTCACGTCGGCGAAGAGGGGAAGTTCGTCAACCGCAGCGAGGCCATCCGCGCCTCCATCCGGAAGACGCTGGACGCGCTCGACGAAATCGACGCCCGCCACGACAGACTCGACGATGAGTACGAGTAA